In one Thunnus maccoyii chromosome 12, fThuMac1.1, whole genome shotgun sequence genomic region, the following are encoded:
- the LOC121909256 gene encoding tripartite motif-containing protein 16-like: protein MAQQGAQLNGAKFCCSICLNLLKDPVAIPCGHSYCMSCIKGFWDGEDKKKIHICPQCRQTFTPRPVLVKNTMLADLVEELKKTGLQSAPADHCYAGPEDVACDVCTERKLKALKSCLVCLVSYCEKHLQPHYESVAFEKHKLVDPLEKLQENICCHHGEVMKMFCRTDQRGICYVCSVDEHKGHNIVSAAAERTERQRELEVSRQNIQQRIQDREKDVKLLQQEVEAINRPADKAVEESEKIFTKLIRLIQKRSSDVKQQIRSQQETEVSRVKELQEKLEQEITELKRKDAELKQLSHTEDHNQFLHNYPSLSQLSEPTDSSSINIRPLRYFEDVTAAVSELRDKLQDILREKWTNISLTMSLSQPEPKTRAEFLKYSCEITLDPNTAFTNLLLSEGNRKAMPTGLQSYSSHPDRFTRWCQVLSRESLTGCCYWEVELRGEQVYVAVAYKNISRTGDESKCGHNDKSWALDCYTNGYNFVFNNVSTSVSGPSSSRLGVYLDHSAGILSFYSVSKTMTLLHRVQTTFTQPLYAGLWFNYIGDTAEFCKLK, encoded by the coding sequence ATGGCGCAGCAAGGAGCTCAGCTGAACGGAGCAAAATTCTGCTGTTCAATTTGTCTGaatctactgaaggatccggtggctattccctgtggacacagctactgcatgagctgtattaaaggtTTCTGGGATGgagaagataaaaagaaaatccacaTCTGCCcccagtgcagacagaccttcacaccgaggcctgtcctggtgaaaaacaccatgttagcagatttagtggaggagctgaagaagactggactccaatctgctcctgctgatcactgctatgctggacctgaagatgtggcctgtgatgtctgcactgagaggaagctgaaagctctcaagtcctgtctggtgtgtctggtTTCTTATTGTGAGAAACACCTCCAACCTCATTATGAATCCGTTGCAtttgaaaaacacaagctggtcgaccccttggagaagctccaggagaacatctgctgtCATCATggtgaggtgatgaagatgttctgccgtactgatcagcgGGGTATCTGTTATGTCTGCTCTGtagatgaacataaaggccacaacatagtctcagctgcagcagaaaggactgagaggcagagagagctcgaggtgagtcgacaaaacatccagcagagaatccaggacagagagaaagatgtgaagctgcttcaacaggaggtggaggccatCAATCGCcctgctgataaagcagtggaggagagtgagaagatcttcactaagctgatccgtctcatccagaaaagaagctctgatgtgaagcagcagatcagatcccagcaggaaactgaagtgagtcgagtcaaagagcttcaggagaagctggagcaggagatcactgagctgaagaggaaagacgctgaactgaagcagctctcacacacagaggatcacaaccagtttctacacaactacccctcactgtcacaactcagtgaacctacagactcatccagcatcaatatccgtcctctgcgctactttgaggatgtgacagcagctgtgtcagaacTCAGGGAtaaactacaggacatcctgagggagaaatggacaaacatctcactgacaatGAGTCTGTCACAACCAGAGCCaaagaccagagctgagttcttaaaatattcatgtgaaatcacactggatccaaacacagcattcacaaatctgttattatctgaggggaacagaaaagcaatGCCAACAGGTCTACAAtcttattctagtcacccagacagattcactcGATGGtgtcaggtcctgagtagagagagtctgactggatgttgttactgggaggtggagttGAGAGGTGAACAAGTTTatgtagcagtcgcatacaagaatatcagcagaacAGGAGATGAATCAAAATGTGGAcacaatgacaaatcttgggcTTTAGATTGTTACACTAACGGTTATAATTTTGTATTCAACAATGTCTCAACTTCAGTCTCAGGTCCTAGTTCCTCCAGACTAGGAGTGTATCTGGATCACagtgcaggtattctgtccttctacagcgtctctaAAACCATGAccctcctccacagagtccagaccacattcactcagcctctctatgctggactttgGTTTAATTATATTGGAGACACAGCTGAATtctgtaaactcaaatag
- the LOC121909268 gene encoding histone H2B 3-like, whose protein sequence is MPDPVKAPKKGSKKAVSKATKTGKKKRKTRKESYAIYVYKVLKQVHPDTGISSKAMGIMNSFVGDIFERIAGEASRLAHYNKRSTITSREIQTAVRLLLPGELAKHAVSEGTKAVTKYTSSK, encoded by the coding sequence ATGCCTGATCCAGTTAAGGCCCCGAAGAAAGGCTCCAAGAAGGCCGTGTCTAAAGCCACCAAGACCggcaagaagaagagaaagaccaGGAAGGAGAGCTACGCCATCTACGTGTACAAGGTGCTGAAGCAGGTCCACCCCGACACCGGCATCTCCTCCAAGGCCATGGGCATCATGAACTCCTTTGTGGGGGACATCTTTGAGCGCATCGCTGGTGAGGCTTCCCGCCTTGCTCACTACAACAAGCGCTCCACCATCACCTCCAGGGAGATCCAGACCGCCGTCCGCCTGCTGCTGCCCGGTGAGCTGGCCAAACACGCCGTGTCTGAGGGCACCAAGGCTGTCACCAAGTACACCAGCTCCAAGTAA